In Oncorhynchus gorbuscha isolate QuinsamMale2020 ecotype Even-year linkage group LG02, OgorEven_v1.0, whole genome shotgun sequence, a single genomic region encodes these proteins:
- the ptgfr gene encoding prostaglandin F2-alpha receptor has product MPGNGSSEAGCSKTATGSYSNTTCGQTELSVTASVISMTVGIFSNILALCILVNAYRRFRLKTKASFLLFASGLVGTDLLGHLINGSLVLYVYACNKEWEAFDPHHILCSLFGVSMVFFGLSPLLLGSLMAVERCIGVTRPLFHSTALAAHHMKRLLGLTWLLAALVALLPVLLWRPYQVQRSQSWCFFRMEGPRNWLDVVLPLIFSTLGLLALLVSIVCNTLTSCTLLQSKLRCHRQCRRKDTSHHFEMICQLMTIMLVSCVCWGPLLVNVIILSTQVQGERAFARLLLAVRMATWNQILDPWVYILLRKAILKRLFLLVHSCWCIKSHSHPLNRWKCSPVKGSGETSGSSISTKPEFFCLDGSVGGLPDTIIKPIT; this is encoded by the exons ATGCCAGGCAATGGGAGTTCCGAGGCGGGATGCAGCAAGACCGCAACAGGCAGCTACTCCAACACCACCTGTGGCCAGACGGAGCTGTCCGTCACCGCCTCCGTCATTTCCATGACTGTGGGCATCTTCTCCAACATCCTGGCTCTCTGCATCCTGGTCAATGCCTACCGTCGCTTCCGACTCAAGACCAAGGCCTCCTTCCTGCTGTTCGCCAGCGGCCTGGTGGGCACCGATCTCCTGGGCCACCTCATTAACGGCTCCCTGGTGCTATATGTCTACGCTTGTAACAAGGAGTGGGAAGCCTTTGACCCACACCACATCCTGTGCAGTCTCTTCGGGGTGTCCATGGTGTTTTTCGGTCTGAGCCCCCTGCTCCTGGGTAGCCTAATGGCGGTGGAACGCTGCATTGGTGTCACCAGGCCCCTGTTCCACTCCACAGCCCTTGCCGCCCACCACATGAAGAGGCTGCTGGGGCTGACCTGGCTCTTAGCTGCCCTGGTGGCTCTGCTACCTGTGCTGCTGTGGAGGCCCTACCAGGTGCAGCGCTCCCAGAGCTGGTGTTTCTTCCGCATGGAGGGGCCCCGCAACTGGCTGGACGTGGTGCTCCCGCTGATCTTCTCTACACTGGGCCTCCTGGCTCTGCTGGTGTCAATTGTGTGCAACACACTGACCAGCTGCACCCTACTGCAGTCCAAGCTGCGCTGCCACCGCCAATGTCGCCGCAAGGACACCTCCCACCACTTTGAGATGATCTGCCAGCTCATGACCATCATGCTTGTGTCCTGTGTGTGCTGGGGCCCTTTATTG GTTAACGTCATCATACTGAGCACCCAGGTCCAGGGCGAGCGTGCGTTTGCCCGCCTGCTGCTGGCAGTCCGCATGGCCACCTGGAACCAGATCCTGGACCCCTGGGTCTACATCCTCCTGAGGAAGGCCATCCTCAAGAGGCTCTTCCTGCTGGTGCACAGCTGCTGGTGCATCAAGTCCCACTCCCACCCCCTCAACCGGTGGAAGTGCAGCCCAGTGAAAGGCTCTGGGGAGACCAGCGGCAGCTCCATCAGCACTAAACCAGAATTCTTCTGTTTGGATGGAAGTGTTGGAGGCCTACCAGACACAATAATTAAGCCCATCACCTGA
- the btf3l4 gene encoding transcription factor BTF3 homolog 4: MNQEKLAKLQAQVRIGGKGSARRKKKVVHRTATADDKKLQSSLKKLAVNNIAGIEEVNMIKDDGTVIHFNNPKVQASLSANTFAITGHAETKQLTEMLPGILSQLGADSLTSLRKLAEQFPRQVLDNKAPKAEDIEEEDDDVPDLVENFDEASKNEAN, translated from the exons ATGAATCAAGAAAAATTAGCGAAACTTCAAGCCCAGGTCCGGATAGGAGGAAAG GGCTCGGCACGTAGGAAGAAGAAGGTCGTACACAGAACGGCAACAGCCGATGACAAAAAACTTCAGAGTTCGCTAAAGAAATTAGCTGTCAACAACATTGCTGGTATTGAAGAG GTAAACATGATCAAGGATGACGGCACGGTGATCCATTTCAACAACCCCAAAGTGCAGGCGTCTCTGTCGGCCAACACCTTCGCTATCACTGGCCACGCCGAGACCAAGCAGCTCACAGAGATGCTCCCGGGCATCCTCAGTCAGCTGGGTGCCGACAGCCTCACCAGCCTGCGTAAACTGGCAGAGCAGTTCCCTCGGCAAG TGCTCGACAACAAAGCCCCTAAAGCAGAAGATATTGAAGAAGAAGATGATGACGTTCCAG ACCTGGTGGAGAATTTTGACGAAGCATCAAAGAACGAGGCAAACTGA